The Streptococcus sp. S5 genome contains a region encoding:
- a CDS encoding valine--tRNA ligase, whose translation MSKELSPKYNPAEVEAGRYQKWLDEDVFKPSGDKKAKPYSIVIPPPNVTGKLHLGHAWDTTLQDIIIRQKRMQGFDTLWLPGMDHAGIATQAKVEARLAEDGISRYDLGREKFLEKVWEWKDEYATTIKEQWGKMGLSVDYSRERFTLDEGLSKAVRKVFVELYKKGWIYRGEFIINWDPKARTALSDIEVIHKDVEGAFYHMNYMLEDGSRALEVATTRPETMFGDTAVAVNPNDDRYKDLIGKNVILPILNKPIPIVGDEHADPEFGTGVVKITPAHDPNDFLVGQRHNLPQVNVMNDDGTMNELAGEFNGMDRFEARKAVVKKLEEIGALVEIEKMTHSVGHSERTGVPVEPRLSTQWFVKMDQLAKNAIANQDTDDKVDFYPPRFNDTFLQWMENVHDWVISRQLWWGHQIPAWYNAEGEMYVGEEAPEGDGWKQDEDVLDTWFSSALWPFSTMGWPDVEAEDFKRYFPTSTLVTGYDIIFFWVSRMIFQSLEFTGRQPFKNVLIHGLIRDEQGRKMSKSLGNGIDPMDVIEKYGADALRWFLSNGSAPGQDVRFSYEKMDASWNFINKIWNISRYILMNNEGLTLDAARENVAKVAAGQAGNVTDRWILHNLNETIGKVTENFDKFEFGVAGHILYNFIWDEFADWYVELTKEVLYSDNEDEKVITRSVLLYTLDQILRLLHPIMPFVTEEIYGQISEGTIVTAEYPVVRPEFENEEAAAGVEALKDVIRSVRNSRAEVNVAPSKPITILIKTSDSKLDAFFNDNVNYIKRFTNPEHLEIAADVEVPDLVMSSIITGAEIYLPLADLLNVEEELARLEKELAKWQKELDMVGKKLSNERFVANAKPEVVQKERDKQADYQAKYDATVARIDEMKKLVK comes from the coding sequence ATGTCTAAAGAACTTTCACCTAAATACAATCCAGCCGAGGTTGAGGCTGGTCGTTACCAAAAATGGCTTGATGAAGATGTTTTCAAGCCTTCAGGCGATAAAAAGGCTAAGCCTTATTCAATCGTGATTCCACCACCAAACGTAACTGGTAAACTTCACCTTGGTCACGCTTGGGATACAACTTTGCAAGATATCATCATCCGTCAAAAACGGATGCAAGGTTTCGATACGCTTTGGCTTCCAGGGATGGACCATGCTGGGATTGCCACTCAAGCTAAAGTAGAAGCGCGTTTGGCTGAAGATGGCATCTCTCGTTATGACCTGGGTCGTGAAAAATTCCTTGAGAAAGTCTGGGAATGGAAAGACGAATATGCTACTACCATCAAGGAACAATGGGGCAAGATGGGGCTCTCTGTAGACTACTCTCGTGAGCGTTTCACTCTTGACGAAGGTTTGTCAAAAGCCGTTCGTAAGGTCTTTGTAGAGCTTTACAAGAAGGGCTGGATTTACCGTGGTGAATTTATCATCAACTGGGATCCAAAAGCTCGTACAGCCCTTTCTGATATCGAGGTTATTCACAAGGATGTGGAAGGTGCCTTCTACCACATGAATTACATGTTGGAAGACGGTTCACGTGCCCTTGAAGTAGCAACTACACGTCCTGAGACTATGTTTGGGGATACTGCTGTAGCGGTTAACCCAAATGATGACCGTTATAAAGATTTGATTGGTAAAAATGTTATCTTGCCAATCTTGAACAAGCCAATCCCAATCGTTGGGGACGAACACGCAGACCCTGAGTTTGGTACTGGTGTGGTGAAGATCACTCCTGCCCACGACCCTAATGACTTCTTGGTTGGTCAACGTCATAATCTTCCTCAAGTCAATGTTATGAACGATGATGGTACCATGAATGAATTGGCTGGTGAATTCAACGGTATGGACCGCTTTGAAGCACGTAAGGCTGTTGTTAAGAAATTGGAAGAAATCGGTGCCCTTGTCGAAATTGAAAAAATGACTCACTCAGTTGGTCACTCAGAGCGTACAGGTGTGCCCGTTGAGCCACGTTTGTCTACCCAATGGTTTGTGAAGATGGATCAATTGGCTAAGAATGCTATCGCAAACCAAGACACAGACGACAAGGTTGATTTCTACCCACCTCGTTTCAACGATACCTTCCTTCAATGGATGGAAAATGTCCATGACTGGGTAATCTCTCGTCAGCTCTGGTGGGGTCACCAAATCCCTGCTTGGTACAATGCTGAGGGTGAAATGTACGTTGGCGAAGAAGCACCAGAAGGTGACGGATGGAAACAAGACGAAGATGTCTTGGATACTTGGTTCAGTTCTGCCCTCTGGCCATTCTCAACTATGGGTTGGCCTGACGTGGAAGCAGAAGACTTCAAACGTTACTTCCCAACTTCAACCTTGGTAACAGGTTACGATATCATCTTCTTCTGGGTGTCTCGTATGATCTTCCAATCATTGGAATTCACAGGACGCCAACCATTTAAGAATGTCCTTATCCACGGCCTTATCCGTGACGAGCAAGGACGCAAGATGTCGAAATCTCTTGGTAACGGTATTGACCCAATGGATGTTATCGAGAAATATGGTGCCGATGCCCTCCGTTGGTTCCTTTCAAACGGTTCTGCACCAGGGCAAGACGTGCGCTTCTCTTACGAGAAAATGGATGCTTCATGGAACTTCATTAACAAGATTTGGAACATCTCGCGCTACATCCTCATGAACAATGAAGGGTTGACCTTGGATGCGGCACGTGAAAATGTAGCTAAAGTGGCTGCTGGTCAAGCAGGTAACGTGACAGACCGCTGGATTCTCCACAACCTCAATGAAACGATCGGTAAGGTCACTGAAAACTTTGATAAGTTTGAATTCGGTGTGGCTGGTCATATTCTCTACAACTTCATCTGGGACGAGTTTGCGGACTGGTATGTTGAGTTGACTAAGGAAGTGCTTTATAGCGATAACGAGGACGAAAAAGTCATCACACGTTCTGTTCTTCTTTACACCTTGGATCAAATCTTGCGTCTCCTTCACCCAATCATGCCATTCGTGACTGAGGAAATCTACGGTCAAATCTCTGAAGGAACAATCGTGACTGCTGAATACCCAGTGGTTCGTCCAGAGTTTGAAAACGAAGAAGCAGCAGCCGGAGTTGAAGCTCTTAAAGATGTGATTCGCTCCGTTCGTAACTCACGTGCAGAAGTGAACGTAGCGCCAAGCAAACCAATCACTATCTTGATTAAGACTAGCGACAGCAAGCTCGATGCCTTTTTCAATGATAATGTCAACTACATCAAACGCTTCACAAACCCAGAACACCTGGAAATTGCAGCAGATGTCGAAGTACCTGACTTGGTTATGTCAAGCATCATCACAGGTGCAGAAATCTACTTGCCACTAGCAGACCTTCTTAATGTTGAAGAAGAATTGGCTCGTCTTGAAAAAGAATTAGCCAAATGGCAAAAAGAACTGGATATGGTCGGTAAGAAGCTCTCTAACGAACGCTTCGTAGCCAATGCCAAACCAGAAGTCGTCCAAAAAGAACGCGACAAACAAGCCGACTACCAAGCTAAATATGATGCGACCGTAGCACGGATTGATGAGATGAAGAAGTTGGTTAAATAA
- a CDS encoding GNAT family N-acetyltransferase has translation MTRAELPERIETERLVLRVRTVADAEDIHAYASLPEVSYPAGFPPVKTLEDEIYYLEHILPERNQKENLPAGYGIVIKGTDKIIGSVDFNHRHEDDVLEIGYTLHPDYWGRGYVPEAARTLIDLAFKEFNLHKIELSCFGYNFQSQRVAEKLGFTLEARIRDRKDAQGNRCDDLRYGLLKSEWEAISC, from the coding sequence ATGACAAGAGCTGAACTGCCAGAACGAATCGAAACGGAGCGTCTGGTCTTACGAGTCCGAACAGTAGCTGATGCAGAGGACATCCATGCTTATGCTAGTCTTCCAGAAGTTTCTTACCCAGCAGGTTTTCCACCCGTCAAGACCTTGGAAGATGAGATTTATTATCTAGAGCATATCCTTCCCGAGCGCAATCAAAAAGAAAATCTTCCAGCTGGTTACGGCATTGTGATCAAAGGAACCGATAAAATCATTGGCTCTGTTGACTTCAACCATCGCCACGAAGACGATGTGCTGGAGATTGGCTATACCTTGCACCCAGACTATTGGGGCCGGGGTTATGTACCCGAAGCAGCGCGTACCTTGATTGACCTGGCTTTTAAAGAATTTAACCTTCACAAGATAGAATTGTCTTGCTTTGGTTACAACTTTCAAAGTCAACGTGTCGCTGAGAAGCTTGGTTTCACCCTTGAAGCACGCATAAGAGACCGCAAAGATGCCCAAGGCAATCGCTGTGATGATTTGAGGTACGGCTTGCTGAAGAGTGAGTGGGAAGCTATAAGTTGCTAG
- a CDS encoding flavin reductase family protein, whose protein sequence is MKQSFKTSKLYYGFPIFILGYQDQNFGYNITTCSSSYSLGDWLVIGVGAEENAADQIKHYQQFTVNIPDENLMLQMEQAGFISHREKLKHLGLDYEISERTQAPILGACPVVLDCQVDRIIEEDGICHIFAKILERLADPELLDDKGHFKNDRFAPTYFMGDGHQRVYRYLDDRVDPMGSFIKKARKKNDKS, encoded by the coding sequence ATGAAACAATCTTTTAAAACAAGTAAGCTCTATTATGGTTTTCCTATCTTCATCTTGGGGTATCAGGACCAGAACTTTGGGTACAATATCACGACCTGCAGTTCCTCTTATAGCCTGGGAGATTGGCTGGTCATCGGGGTTGGTGCTGAGGAAAATGCGGCTGACCAGATTAAGCATTATCAACAGTTCACTGTGAACATCCCTGACGAAAATCTCATGCTCCAGATGGAGCAGGCTGGCTTTATCAGCCATCGGGAGAAATTGAAACACCTGGGGCTAGACTATGAGATTTCTGAACGGACTCAGGCTCCTATTTTGGGGGCTTGTCCAGTCGTTTTGGATTGCCAGGTAGATCGGATTATCGAGGAAGACGGCATCTGCCATATCTTTGCCAAGATTCTCGAACGACTGGCTGATCCAGAGCTCTTAGATGACAAGGGGCATTTTAAAAATGACCGTTTTGCGCCGACTTACTTTATGGGGGACGGCCATCAGCGCGTTTACCGTTATCTAGATGACCGAGTTGATCCCATGGGGAGCTTTATCAAGAAAGCGAGGAAGAAGAATGACAAGAGCTGA
- a CDS encoding helix-hairpin-helix domain-containing protein, with translation MAKKNVNRAKQYKHQNRHLLKKAVATVTAAVKEAPKKVEKATKAVAKEVKQAASSVEEFAASLEGVALDRAQTFYDEGIRSVADFANWTEKELLALKGIGPATIKKLKELGVKFK, from the coding sequence ATGGCAAAGAAGAACGTAAACCGTGCGAAACAATACAAACATCAAAATAGACATCTTTTGAAAAAAGCTGTCGCAACTGTAACTGCAGCTGTGAAAGAAGCACCTAAAAAGGTTGAGAAAGCTACAAAAGCAGTGGCGAAAGAAGTGAAACAAGCGGCTTCTTCAGTGGAAGAATTTGCTGCAAGTTTGGAAGGTGTGGCACTTGATCGTGCGCAAACATTCTATGATGAAGGTATTCGCTCTGTTGCGGACTTCGCAAACTGGACAGAAAAAGAGTTGTTGGCCCTTAAAGGAATCGGCCCAGCTACAATCAAGAAATTGAAAGAACTAGGCGTTAAATTTAAATAA
- a CDS encoding DUF1912 family protein, with amino-acid sequence MSYETEFMKEFEEWIKTQVMINEMALEESKKVFDEDQDERAKIAMIRYESRLDAYQFLQGKFENFHAGKGFHDLPDDLFGKRKY; translated from the coding sequence ATGAGTTACGAAACAGAGTTTATGAAGGAGTTTGAGGAGTGGATCAAGACCCAGGTCATGATCAATGAAATGGCTCTAGAAGAAAGTAAGAAGGTTTTTGATGAAGACCAGGATGAACGAGCTAAAATCGCAATGATTCGCTATGAAAGCCGTTTGGATGCTTATCAGTTCTTGCAAGGGAAGTTTGAAAATTTCCATGCTGGAAAAGGATTTCATGATTTACCAGATGACCTCTTTGGTAAAAGAAAATATTAA
- a CDS encoding DUF438 domain-containing protein, with translation MSDERIHVLRDILLDLHHGASPESVQERFDATFAGVSAIEISLMEHELMNSDSGVTFEDVMELCDVHANLFKNAVQGVEVADTDHPGHPVQIFKQENLALRAAMMRVRRLLDNYETTEDPEMIQEIHKGLLRQLGLVGQFDRHYRRKEELMFPIMEKYGHDSPPKVMWGVDDQIRELFAKVLDAAKKLLDSSISEVKEGFEAFAQEFEGMIFKEESILLMILLEAFSQDDWLSIAEESDAYGYAIILPSEKWVPKRVDFKEEGATETEDLGEVLPSSNGSEHRQVIETPDGQLTITFTPKKKEESFDRQQPQAFGNGFLSVEQANLILNQLPMEITFVNKDDVFQYYNDAAPFEEMIFKRTPSQVGRNVELCHPPKYLEKVKAIMQGLREGKKDKYEMWFKSESRGKFVHVTYAAVRDEAGDFQGVLEYVQDIQPYREIDTDFYRGME, from the coding sequence ATGAGCGATGAACGAATTCACGTCTTAAGAGATATCTTATTAGACCTGCATCATGGAGCATCTCCTGAGTCGGTCCAAGAACGATTTGATGCGACCTTTGCGGGGGTTTCTGCGATTGAGATCTCTCTCATGGAGCATGAACTGATGAATTCAGATTCAGGTGTTACTTTTGAAGATGTTATGGAGCTTTGTGATGTCCATGCCAATCTCTTTAAGAATGCGGTTCAAGGGGTCGAAGTGGCAGATACTGACCATCCAGGTCATCCGGTTCAGATCTTTAAACAGGAGAACCTAGCCCTTCGAGCCGCTATGATGCGGGTTCGTCGCTTGCTGGATAATTATGAGACGACAGAGGATCCTGAGATGATCCAGGAGATTCACAAAGGCCTCTTGCGTCAGCTTGGCTTGGTGGGTCAATTTGATCGGCATTACCGCCGTAAGGAAGAGCTGATGTTTCCGATTATGGAAAAATACGGCCATGATTCACCTCCGAAAGTGATGTGGGGGGTGGATGACCAGATTCGGGAACTCTTTGCGAAAGTTTTGGATGCGGCCAAGAAATTACTGGATTCTAGTATTTCTGAAGTCAAGGAAGGCTTTGAAGCATTTGCACAAGAGTTTGAGGGCATGATCTTCAAGGAAGAGTCGATCCTCTTGATGATTTTGCTGGAGGCCTTTAGCCAGGATGATTGGCTCTCCATTGCAGAAGAAAGTGATGCTTATGGTTATGCCATTATTCTCCCAAGTGAAAAGTGGGTACCAAAACGCGTGGACTTCAAGGAAGAAGGAGCAACAGAGACAGAAGATTTAGGTGAAGTCCTTCCTTCTTCAAATGGAAGCGAGCATCGTCAGGTCATTGAGACTCCTGATGGGCAGTTGACCATTACCTTCACGCCTAAGAAAAAAGAAGAGAGTTTCGATCGCCAGCAGCCACAAGCTTTTGGAAATGGCTTTCTATCTGTGGAGCAAGCGAATTTGATCTTGAACCAGTTACCGATGGAGATCACCTTTGTCAATAAGGATGATGTTTTCCAATATTACAACGATGCTGCGCCTTTTGAGGAAATGATTTTTAAGAGGACGCCGTCGCAGGTAGGACGCAATGTTGAGCTGTGTCACCCGCCAAAATACTTGGAAAAGGTCAAAGCGATCATGCAGGGGCTTCGAGAAGGGAAAAAAGACAAGTACGAAATGTGGTTCAAATCAGAATCACGTGGGAAATTTGTCCATGTCACCTATGCGGCAGTGCGTGATGAAGCTGGAGACTTTCAAGGTGTCTTGGAATATGTTCAGGACATTCAACCTTATCGGGAGATCGATACGGATTTTTATAGAGGAATGGAGTAA
- a CDS encoding DUF1858 domain-containing protein: MDNVIDISIPVAQVIDQHPEVLDLLVELGFKPLANPIMRNTVGRKVSLKQGSKLEGTPMEKIVRTLEANGYEVVGLG; this comes from the coding sequence ATGGACAATGTTATTGATATATCGATTCCAGTTGCTCAAGTTATTGATCAACATCCGGAGGTATTGGATTTGTTGGTGGAGTTGGGCTTTAAACCCTTAGCCAATCCGATCATGCGCAATACGGTTGGGCGCAAGGTTTCCTTGAAACAAGGATCAAAATTAGAGGGTACTCCCATGGAAAAGATTGTGCGAACATTAGAGGCCAATGGCTATGAAGTAGTGGGGTTAGGCTAA
- a CDS encoding cytidine deaminase family protein, which produces MDIWEKLYLEAKALYAPQEVSDFVYARHVVAAVEAADGQIFTGFCMEGTCGVFHLCAERAALFNMYQQSGQTKVKRIIAFRDKPPYGEGSGMPCGACREFLLELNAENRHLEFMVDYESRKTITLGELMPLWWGEERARQRENKGKK; this is translated from the coding sequence ATGGATATTTGGGAAAAACTTTATCTTGAGGCGAAAGCTCTCTATGCGCCTCAAGAGGTTTCAGATTTTGTCTATGCTCGACATGTGGTTGCTGCTGTTGAGGCTGCAGATGGTCAGATTTTTACGGGCTTTTGTATGGAAGGAACCTGCGGTGTCTTTCATTTATGTGCCGAACGAGCGGCCCTTTTCAACATGTATCAACAATCAGGACAGACCAAGGTCAAGCGCATTATTGCTTTTCGAGACAAGCCTCCTTATGGAGAAGGTTCTGGGATGCCTTGTGGGGCCTGTCGTGAATTTCTCCTTGAGCTAAATGCAGAGAATCGTCATCTAGAATTTATGGTGGATTATGAGAGTCGCAAGACCATTACTTTAGGTGAATTGATGCCTCTTTGGTGGGGCGAAGAACGGGCTCGTCAGAGAGAGAATAAAGGGAAGAAGTAG
- the rlmD gene encoding 23S rRNA (uracil(1939)-C(5))-methyltransferase RlmD, whose product MNVKVKQKIPLKIKRMGINGEGIGFYKKTLVFVPGALKGEDIFCQITSVKKNFAEAKLLSVNKASKFRVTPMCDIYETCGGCQIMHLKYEKQLEFKTDLLQQALKKFSPEGFEQYDIRPTIGMQEPLYYRAKLQFQTRKFKGQVKAGLYAQNSHYLVELKDCLVQDPVIQAIANDLADLLTYYQIPIADERKELGVRTMMVRRARKSGQVQIIVVTSRQINVKNLVEDLVTKHPEIVTVAVNKNTSRSSEIYGEQTQIIWGEEAILEGVLDYEFSLSPRAFYQLNPEQTEVLYSEAVKALDVSPEDHLIDAYCGVGTIGFAFANRVKSVRGMDIIPEAIEDAKYNAKRMGFENTHYEAGTAEEIIPRWYQEGYRANAVIVDPPRTGLGTKLIETLLHYAPEKMVYVSCNVSTLARDLVALTKVYQVEYIQSVDMFPHTARTEAVVKLVKK is encoded by the coding sequence ATGAACGTTAAAGTAAAACAAAAAATTCCTTTGAAAATTAAACGAATGGGAATTAATGGAGAAGGGATTGGCTTTTATAAAAAAACACTTGTCTTTGTACCAGGTGCTTTGAAGGGAGAAGATATCTTCTGCCAAATTACAAGTGTCAAGAAAAATTTTGCGGAAGCCAAACTCCTATCTGTGAATAAGGCGTCTAAGTTTCGTGTGACGCCCATGTGTGATATCTATGAGACCTGTGGTGGTTGCCAAATCATGCATTTGAAGTATGAGAAGCAGCTGGAGTTTAAGACAGATTTATTGCAACAGGCCTTGAAGAAGTTCTCACCTGAAGGCTTTGAACAGTATGATATTCGGCCGACAATTGGAATGCAGGAGCCGCTTTACTATCGGGCAAAATTGCAATTTCAAACAAGGAAATTCAAAGGCCAGGTGAAGGCAGGACTCTATGCTCAAAATTCACATTATTTGGTGGAATTAAAAGATTGTTTGGTTCAAGATCCGGTTATTCAAGCTATCGCCAACGATCTAGCGGATTTATTGACCTATTATCAGATTCCAATTGCTGATGAGCGTAAAGAACTGGGTGTCAGAACCATGATGGTTCGACGGGCTCGGAAGTCTGGGCAGGTTCAGATCATTGTGGTCACCAGTCGTCAGATTAACGTAAAGAATTTGGTGGAAGACTTGGTCACGAAACACCCTGAGATTGTCACAGTTGCTGTTAATAAAAATACGTCTCGTTCCAGTGAGATCTATGGGGAACAAACGCAGATTATTTGGGGAGAAGAGGCCATTTTGGAAGGTGTTTTGGATTATGAATTCTCCCTATCTCCTCGAGCCTTTTACCAGTTGAATCCGGAACAAACTGAAGTATTGTATAGTGAGGCTGTCAAGGCTCTAGATGTTTCTCCAGAGGATCACCTGATTGATGCCTATTGTGGGGTTGGAACGATTGGGTTTGCTTTTGCGAATAGAGTAAAAAGTGTGCGGGGGATGGATATCATTCCTGAAGCGATTGAAGATGCTAAATACAATGCCAAACGGATGGGATTTGAGAATACCCACTATGAGGCTGGGACAGCAGAAGAGATCATTCCTCGCTGGTACCAGGAAGGCTATCGGGCTAATGCTGTGATCGTGGATCCACCTCGTACGGGCTTGGGGACAAAATTAATCGAGACCTTGTTGCACTATGCACCTGAAAAGATGGTCTATGTCTCTTGTAATGTCTCTACTTTGGCACGGGATCTAGTAGCTTTGACGAAGGTTTATCAGGTTGAATATATTCAATCAGTGGACATGTTTCCCCATACTGCAAGGACGGAAGCAGTTGTGAAGTTAGTGAAGAAGTGA
- the recX gene encoding recombination regulator RecX, with protein sequence MKITKLEKKKRLYLLELDSDQKLYITEDTIVKYFLSKEKEISEEELKEIQEFAQYSYGKNLALYHLSFKARTTKEVRDYLTKYEIESGIIDKVVQHLKEDKWLDDRQYARNLIEANLLSGDKGPILLQQKIQQKGIPKSILQEILADYDFSEVIDRTAIKLLKKYQGKYPLKAIETKIIQALISKGFAYNQAKIAFQNLELETDEETTNELILKELEKQYRKYSKKYEGYDLKQRLTQALARKGYDYSDITSTIREYLDS encoded by the coding sequence ATGAAAATTACAAAACTAGAAAAGAAAAAAAGACTCTACCTCCTAGAATTAGACAGTGATCAAAAACTTTATATTACAGAAGACACCATCGTCAAATATTTCCTTTCCAAAGAGAAAGAAATCAGTGAAGAGGAACTAAAAGAAATCCAAGAGTTTGCTCAATACTCCTATGGTAAAAACCTGGCCCTTTACCATCTTTCTTTTAAAGCTCGGACAACAAAAGAAGTCAGAGACTACCTGACAAAGTATGAGATTGAAAGTGGCATTATTGATAAAGTGGTCCAACACCTAAAAGAAGACAAGTGGTTAGATGATCGTCAATATGCAAGAAACCTGATAGAAGCCAACCTTCTCAGTGGCGATAAGGGTCCTATCTTATTACAACAAAAAATTCAACAAAAAGGGATCCCAAAATCTATCCTTCAAGAAATTCTTGCAGACTATGATTTTTCAGAAGTGATCGACCGTACCGCAATAAAACTCCTAAAAAAATACCAAGGAAAATACCCGTTAAAAGCCATTGAAACGAAAATCATCCAAGCCCTCATTTCAAAAGGCTTTGCTTACAACCAAGCAAAGATAGCATTCCAAAATCTCGAGCTCGAAACAGATGAAGAAACAACCAATGAGCTCATTCTAAAAGAGTTAGAAAAACAATACCGTAAATACAGTAAAAAATATGAAGGCTATGACCTCAAACAACGCTTGACTCAGGCACTAGCCAGAAAAGGCTACGATTATAGTGATATAACGTCAACCATTAGAGAATACTTAGATTCATAA
- the ntdP gene encoding nucleoside tri-diphosphate phosphatase: MKLPKEGDFITIQSYKHDGSLHRTWRDTMVLKITENAIIGVNDHTLVTESDGRRWITREPAIVYFHKKYWFNIIAMIRDNGVSYYCNLASPFHIDQEALKYIDYDLDVKVFTNGEKKLLDVEEYEQHKEKMHYSDDIDFILKENVKVLVDWINQNKGPFSEEYIKIWYNRYVELRNK, encoded by the coding sequence ATGAAACTACCTAAAGAAGGCGACTTTATTACAATTCAAAGTTATAAACATGATGGCAGTTTACACCGTACATGGCGTGACACCATGGTATTAAAGATAACCGAAAATGCAATTATTGGAGTAAATGATCATACACTTGTTACTGAAAGTGATGGTAGACGTTGGATTACACGTGAACCAGCGATCGTATATTTCCATAAAAAATATTGGTTTAACATCATCGCCATGATCCGTGACAATGGTGTGTCTTACTACTGTAACCTAGCAAGTCCTTTTCACATTGACCAAGAAGCCTTAAAATATATCGACTATGATCTCGATGTCAAAGTCTTTACCAATGGTGAAAAAAAATTGTTAGATGTTGAAGAATACGAGCAGCATAAAGAAAAAATGCACTATTCAGATGACATCGACTTTATTTTAAAGGAAAATGTTAAGGTTCTAGTAGATTGGATAAACCAAAACAAAGGTCCTTTTTCTGAGGAATATATCAAAATTTGGTATAACCGTTATGTTGAACTGCGAAATAAATAA